A single Syntrophorhabdales bacterium DNA region contains:
- a CDS encoding MBL fold metallo-hydrolase, which yields MLQVTKNLYVETGMTACNLGFVTTKAGVVMIDTPMKPTDAVKWRNEAVSKGEIRYLINTEEHPDHWQTSHFFPGVLITSKATRDKLAEVPLARVLDTVKNMDPAAAPLMEGYRVRLADIAITDNTDLYVGDHTIKLFRLPGHSDGGIGVYIPEERAVFTTDIVFQKKKSWLHESQPEQWIASLKKLGELDVEVVVPGHGELCKKDYLKEQSGIVEQWIEAVKSAIKKGWSVEEAGERISSPDPYPKQPNTPMTEPELNRAIVARLYHLYS from the coding sequence ATGCTGCAGGTTACAAAGAATCTTTATGTAGAGACAGGCATGACCGCATGCAACCTGGGGTTCGTGACCACCAAGGCAGGGGTGGTCATGATCGACACGCCGATGAAACCGACGGACGCGGTAAAATGGCGTAACGAGGCTGTCAGCAAGGGAGAGATACGCTATCTCATCAACACCGAAGAGCACCCCGATCACTGGCAGACCAGCCATTTCTTCCCCGGCGTCCTGATTACTTCCAAGGCAACGAGGGACAAACTCGCGGAGGTGCCTCTAGCCAGAGTGCTCGATACGGTCAAGAATATGGATCCGGCAGCTGCACCTCTCATGGAAGGATACCGGGTGAGGCTTGCGGATATTGCTATTACTGACAACACGGATCTTTATGTGGGTGATCATACGATAAAACTGTTTCGTCTGCCAGGCCATTCTGACGGTGGTATTGGCGTGTATATTCCTGAGGAGCGAGCGGTCTTTACCACGGATATCGTATTTCAGAAGAAGAAATCATGGCTGCACGAGTCTCAACCCGAACAGTGGATTGCATCTCTTAAAAAACTCGGCGAACTGGATGTAGAGGTTGTGGTCCCCGGGCACGGTGAGCTTTGCAAGAAAGACTACCTTAAGGAGCAGTCCGGTATTGTGGAGCAGTGGATTGAAGCGGTGAAATCGGCCATCAAGAAGGGCTGGAGCGTGGAAGAGGCCGGTGAGAGAATAAGCTCGCCTGACCCCTACCCGAAACAGCCTAATACACCAATGACAGAGCCGGAA
- a CDS encoding tripartite tricarboxylate transporter TctB family protein, with protein MNRLSGLVVFLLGFAIFWQGRSLSIGTLHAPGPGFFPALIAGVLVLLALILMIGGGKKEGEEDAVPFSAVLRMLLLFASLVAYFLLLEYLGFVIVSFLLMFFLFFWVGRQRWYLAFSSAFVCIGLAYLLFEVLLKSNLPRGVFGF; from the coding sequence GTGAACAGACTAAGCGGACTTGTAGTCTTTCTTCTCGGATTCGCGATCTTCTGGCAGGGCCGGAGCCTTTCCATTGGCACGCTGCATGCGCCGGGGCCCGGCTTTTTCCCTGCGCTTATCGCCGGAGTGCTCGTCCTTCTCGCACTTATATTGATGATCGGGGGAGGGAAAAAGGAAGGCGAGGAAGATGCTGTTCCTTTTTCAGCCGTCCTAAGGATGCTGCTGCTCTTTGCCTCGCTCGTCGCCTATTTTCTCCTTCTGGAATATCTGGGCTTCGTCATCGTCAGTTTCCTTCTCATGTTTTTCCTGTTCTTCTGGGTGGGACGTCAGCGGTGGTATCTGGCCTTCTCGTCGGCTTTCGTCTGCATAGGCTTGGCATATCTTCTCTTTGAGGTGCTTCTTAAGAGTAATCTTCCGCGAGGCGTTTTCGGGTTCTGA
- a CDS encoding tripartite tricarboxylate transporter permease: MELLHNLYLGFSVTLLPVNLLFCFIGVLLGTLVGVLPGLGPAATIALLLPITFSLRPEAAIIMIAGIYYGAQYGGSTTSILVNIPGEASSVVTCLDGYKMARQGRAGPALGISAFGSFIGGTLSVVGLMLLGPLLARFALRFGPPEYFALMFLGIVILTFLSKGSMLKCFISAGLGLFIGTIGIDTIYGVQRFTYGTLTLMDGVGLVPVAMGLFGVTEVFVNLEQTEVRDIFKSKIKGLLPTRKDWAESFGPIMRGSVMGFFLGILPGGGAIMASFASYATEKRISRHPETFGNGAIAGVAGPETANNAATGGAMIPLLSLGIPSNVIMALLIGAMMIHGIKPNAFLVSEHPQVFWGVITSMYVGNVILLVLNLPLIPVWVRLLKIPYGILFPLILLFCLIGVYTVNNNAYEILIMLIFGVIGYVMRKTGFEPAPLLFAMVIGPIMETALRQSLLASRGNFSVFLYRPISAVLLGAAGLILLSSLIPRVGKQRETIIQETPDD; this comes from the coding sequence ATGGAGTTGCTGCATAACCTTTATCTCGGTTTCAGTGTCACGCTCCTTCCGGTGAACCTTCTTTTCTGTTTTATTGGCGTTCTTCTCGGAACACTGGTGGGGGTTCTGCCTGGCCTCGGTCCTGCTGCGACGATTGCGCTTCTGCTGCCCATCACGTTCAGCCTGAGACCGGAAGCGGCAATAATCATGATCGCAGGGATTTACTATGGCGCGCAGTACGGAGGCTCCACCACATCCATCCTCGTCAACATACCCGGCGAGGCATCGTCCGTAGTTACCTGCCTCGATGGCTACAAGATGGCACGTCAGGGCAGGGCAGGGCCTGCACTGGGCATCTCTGCTTTCGGCTCGTTTATAGGTGGAACACTGAGCGTCGTGGGTCTGATGCTGCTTGGCCCTTTGCTTGCGCGTTTTGCTCTCAGGTTCGGTCCTCCCGAATACTTCGCGCTCATGTTCCTCGGTATCGTCATCCTGACGTTCCTTTCCAAAGGATCCATGCTGAAGTGTTTTATTTCAGCGGGACTCGGACTTTTTATAGGAACAATAGGGATTGACACCATTTACGGAGTACAACGTTTTACTTACGGCACACTGACGCTGATGGACGGTGTGGGCCTCGTTCCTGTTGCGATGGGATTGTTCGGCGTAACCGAAGTGTTCGTTAACCTGGAACAGACAGAGGTCCGCGACATTTTCAAGAGCAAGATAAAAGGTCTCCTGCCCACACGAAAGGATTGGGCCGAGTCATTCGGTCCTATCATGAGAGGTTCTGTGATGGGCTTCTTTCTGGGCATTCTTCCGGGTGGTGGCGCTATTATGGCCTCTTTCGCTTCCTACGCCACAGAGAAACGTATCTCCCGCCATCCCGAGACTTTCGGTAATGGAGCGATAGCCGGCGTTGCAGGCCCTGAGACCGCCAACAACGCGGCCACGGGCGGCGCCATGATCCCGCTTCTTTCTCTGGGTATTCCGTCCAATGTCATCATGGCCCTCTTGATAGGGGCGATGATGATCCACGGCATCAAGCCGAACGCCTTTCTGGTCAGTGAGCATCCGCAAGTCTTCTGGGGTGTCATCACGTCCATGTATGTAGGGAATGTTATTCTTCTGGTGCTCAACCTTCCGCTTATTCCCGTCTGGGTCCGGCTCCTTAAGATTCCCTACGGCATACTCTTCCCGCTGATCCTGCTCTTCTGTTTGATAGGCGTCTACACCGTGAATAACAACGCCTATGAAATCCTGATCATGCTTATTTTCGGCGTGATCGGCTACGTGATGCGCAAGACGGGTTTCGAGCCCGCCCCCCTGCTCTTTGCCATGGTTATCGGTCCGATCATGGAAACAGCATTGCGCCAGTCATTGCTTGCTTCTCGCGGCAATTTCTCGGTCTTTTTGTATCGTCCGATCTCTGCGGTATTGCTTGGAGCAGCAGGTCTTATTTTACTGAGTTCGCTCATCCCCAGGGTGGGGAAACAGAGAGAGACCATCATCCAAGAAACCCCTGATGACTAA